A DNA window from Rhizobium sp. NXC14 contains the following coding sequences:
- a CDS encoding ABC transporter permease — protein sequence MDYYEIFINVLSSTVRLSIPLIFTALAGLFSERAGIFDIGLEGKMLGSAFAAACVAYLTGSAWLGLGAGVVCSVALSLVHGFASITNRGNQIVSGVAINFFIAGITIVLGQAWFGQGGRTPQLAPESRFAPIILPGANAVHDIPIIGPLYASVISGNNILTYLAFLAVPFSWWVLYRTRFGLRLRAVGENPGAVDTAGISVAWLRYRAVMCAGILCGFSGTYLAIAQSAAFIKDMSAGKGYIALAALVFAKWKPVPVMFACLLFGFLDALANFMQGKQVPLVGEVPVQVFQALPYILTCILLAGFIGVAIPPKAGGVPYTKER from the coding sequence ATGGATTACTACGAAATCTTCATCAACGTCCTGAGCTCGACGGTCAGGCTGTCTATTCCGCTGATCTTTACTGCGCTCGCAGGACTGTTTTCGGAGCGCGCCGGCATCTTCGATATCGGCCTGGAAGGCAAGATGCTGGGCTCGGCCTTCGCCGCCGCCTGCGTGGCCTATCTCACTGGTTCGGCCTGGCTAGGGCTCGGCGCGGGCGTCGTCTGCTCGGTGGCGCTCAGCCTGGTGCATGGCTTCGCCTCGATCACCAACCGCGGCAACCAGATCGTCTCGGGTGTGGCGATCAACTTCTTCATCGCCGGCATTACCATCGTGCTCGGCCAAGCCTGGTTCGGCCAGGGCGGACGCACGCCGCAGCTGGCGCCTGAATCCCGCTTCGCGCCGATCATCCTGCCGGGCGCCAATGCCGTCCACGACATACCGATCATCGGCCCGCTCTATGCAAGCGTGATATCGGGCAACAATATCCTCACCTATCTTGCCTTCCTCGCCGTGCCTTTCTCCTGGTGGGTCCTTTATCGCACGCGTTTCGGCCTCAGGCTGCGCGCCGTCGGCGAAAATCCGGGCGCAGTCGATACGGCAGGCATTTCGGTTGCCTGGCTGCGCTACCGCGCCGTCATGTGCGCCGGCATCCTCTGCGGCTTTTCCGGCACCTATCTCGCGATCGCCCAGTCCGCCGCCTTCATCAAGGACATGTCGGCCGGCAAGGGTTATATCGCGCTGGCGGCGCTGGTCTTCGCCAAGTGGAAGCCGGTACCGGTGATGTTTGCCTGTCTGCTCTTCGGCTTCCTCGATGCTTTGGCGAACTTCATGCAGGGCAAGCAGGTACCATTGGTCGGTGAGGTGCCGGTCCAGGTTTTCCAGGCGCTGCCCTATATCCTGACCTGCATCCTCCTTGCCGGCTTCATCGGCGTCGCAATCCCGCCGAAGGCCGGCGGCGTGCCCTATACGAAGGAGCGTTGA
- a CDS encoding cytidine deaminase, with the protein MSHDLFEAARGAMAFAHAPYSKFPVGAAIRAEDGKVYTGANIENLSFPQGWCAEPTAISAMIMGGARKIVEMAVIAEKLPLCPPCGGCRQKISEFAAKDTKIYLCDEAGVKKTMTMEELLPFSFETELG; encoded by the coding sequence ATGTCCCACGACCTGTTCGAGGCCGCTCGCGGCGCTATGGCCTTTGCGCATGCGCCCTATTCGAAATTCCCGGTCGGTGCGGCGATCCGCGCCGAGGACGGCAAGGTCTATACCGGCGCAAACATCGAAAACCTCTCCTTCCCGCAAGGATGGTGCGCCGAGCCGACCGCGATCAGTGCCATGATCATGGGTGGCGCCAGGAAGATCGTCGAAATGGCCGTGATCGCCGAGAAGCTGCCACTCTGCCCGCCCTGCGGCGGCTGCCGCCAGAAGATCTCCGAATTCGCCGCCAAGGACACGAAGATCTATCTCTGCGATGAGGCGGGCGTGAAGAAGACCATGACAATGGAAGAGCTTCTTCCCTTCAGCTTCGAGACGGAACTCGGATGA
- a CDS encoding purine-nucleoside phosphorylase, with protein sequence MRTTVDLLAALLGAIKPRHGIVLGSGLGSLVGQLEGAVRIPYRDLPGFPVSAVSGHAGEVVAGRLGGKPVIMLSGRVHYYEKGDANAMRLPIEVLKALGVEALILTNSAGSLRDNMPPGSVMQITDHINYSGMNPLIGEESDHRFVGMTNAYDAGLAAAMRKAAAKLKIELGQGVYMWFSGPSFETPAEIRMARILGADAVGMSTVPEVIIARMLGLRVAAASVITNYGAGMTGNELSHEETKDMAPVGGARLAAILKEMIAGESENE encoded by the coding sequence ATGAGGACGACGGTCGACCTGCTCGCCGCATTGCTCGGGGCGATCAAGCCGCGCCATGGCATCGTGCTCGGCTCTGGTCTCGGCTCCCTCGTTGGCCAGTTGGAAGGCGCCGTCCGTATTCCCTATCGCGATCTGCCGGGCTTTCCCGTCAGCGCCGTCTCCGGCCACGCCGGCGAAGTTGTCGCCGGCCGCCTCGGTGGAAAGCCGGTCATCATGCTCTCCGGCCGCGTCCATTATTATGAGAAGGGCGATGCCAACGCCATGCGCCTGCCGATCGAGGTCTTGAAGGCGCTCGGCGTCGAGGCGCTGATCCTGACCAATTCGGCCGGATCGCTGCGCGACAACATGCCGCCTGGTTCGGTGATGCAGATTACCGATCACATCAACTATTCCGGCATGAACCCGCTGATCGGCGAGGAAAGCGACCATCGCTTCGTCGGCATGACCAATGCCTATGACGCCGGCCTCGCCGCGGCAATGCGGAAGGCGGCGGCAAAACTCAAGATCGAGCTGGGGCAGGGCGTCTATATGTGGTTTTCCGGTCCGAGCTTCGAAACGCCGGCCGAAATCCGCATGGCGCGCATCCTCGGCGCCGATGCCGTCGGCATGTCGACGGTGCCGGAGGTGATCATCGCAAGAATGCTGGGTCTGCGGGTTGCGGCCGCTTCCGTTATCACCAACTATGGAGCAGGCATGACCGGCAATGAGCTCAGCCATGAAGAAACCAAGGACATGGCGCCCGTCGGCGGCGCCCGTCTCGCCGCCATATTGAAAGAGATGATTGCGGGAGAAAGCGAAAATGAATAG